One Streptococcus sp. zg-86 DNA window includes the following coding sequences:
- a CDS encoding Rib/alpha-like domain-containing protein: MFFKRQERFSIRKFKIGVFSVFLGAAIVGVPAVSAETPEVLSSEVVETVTHESKSEAESQPSVVAPVVVAEEVVAPHSDEAVNSEEFVFGTIADKVVVASTDQLTEAEKVQVKRTVFAAHQVANKELTLEMIEVSDKGEVLIHYKGQVYSLAADQVIVLAPQAAPVAEKKNDEKTLPALEVASLDLEKHEEKVAEAETRSVSVDFEPVIPENIAVADISLLTDYDRERVLKRILKANALLSAENVSVAPDGTATIVYNGATSVIEGAKLVHAAEAIPEGTGFRAASVEDNGNFKLANTKGLRARSEDGTNYVERSVVYDQRILTDPRTGKRSVVWDIQYNLSNEQWNTRPFIYFAVPKGVIIDSIAKYDGRNGYGHEWAHRWSVNPNDFDKSTNSRFVGSRENGKFDREWGTRVSRGDEAVTSFLDSNVKDKMGAVYASWETGGGDNAYRMVVTAEIPDDLTEDLPFLAGMTSSSAVNPFNRIMGSTRAVPMPDNLRYNPSASRVTRPEGGLTEADVTGAVTDKGNGTVTLKEGTTLPSAPGNYEVPVVVTYADETRDELTVPVTITAVAKATNFENYFVWEDTPTTKEFTTGTITAASERPITGLHLTGGKGDPNDPQAFVHDDVMNFTQPADKSQIVFSRGNIVHHFPNTNDLPYYTVRAVAETGSSNQEAVSEKFKIAALRVTDPVSPIEKQANQTVTAEEIKDKVFENYLGTTTEADGNVGYNITRDQIQAEIVDSADVATAQPTTTLPTKGKNNSVYVKLTTPSGQEKIVTVIVNYPSDAQKYSPIVTKVTKPETNPVTADEVKNAIAAPTGATIKNKEVKGPLPTTVGNHSVPVEVTYGDDSKETVNVPVGITHVDDKDKYNPAVTKVIKPETNPVTADEVKNAIAAPTGAEITNKEVKGPLPTTVGNHSVPVEVTYADNSKETVNVPVGITHVDDKDKYNPAVTKVIKPETSPVTADDIKNAITAPNGAEITNKELKGDVPTTVGTHNVPVEVTYGDGTKDTVNVPVEITKVDDNQKYEPTANKVSKPETEGVTEDDIKNAIPIPAGAEITNKELKSDVPTTVGEHTVPVEVTYGDGTKDTVNVPVTITKVDDNAKYEPTATKVTKPETEGVTEDDIKNAIPTPDGATITDKAIQGELPTAVGEYTVPVEVTYGDGTKDTVNVPVTITKVDDNQKYEPTANKVSKPETEGVTEDDIKNAIPTPAGAEITNKELKGDLPTTVGEHTVPVEVTYGDGTKDTVDVPVTITKVDDNAKYEPTANKVTKPETEGVTEDDIKNAIPTPAGAEITNKELKGDVPTTVGEHTVPVEVTYGDGTKDTVNVPVEITKVDDNQKYEPTANKVSRPETEGVTEDDIKNAIPTPAGATITDKAIQGELPTAVGETTVPVVVTYGDGTKDTVNVPVTITKVDDNAKYEPTANKVTKPETEGVTEDDIKNAIPTPDGATITDKAIQGELPTAVGETTVPVVVTYGDGTKDTVNVPVEITKVDDNQKYAPTANKVTKPETEGVTADDIKNAIPTPAGATITDKAIQGDLPTTVGEHTVPVEVTYGDGTKDTVNVPVEITKVDDNAKYEPTANKVSKPETEGVTEDDIKNAIPTPSGAEITNKELKGDVPTTVGEHTVPVEVTYGDGTKETVNVPVTITKVDDNAKYEPTANKVSKPETEGVTEDDIKNAIPTPSGAEITNKELKGDVPTTVGEHTVPVEVTYGDGTKETVNVPVTITKVDDNQKYEPTATKVTKPETEGVTEEDIKNAIPTPAGATITDKAIQGDLPTTVGEHTVPVEVTYGDGTKETVNVPVEIIHDANKDTDGDGVSDDQEIADRTDPSKADSDGDGVNDGDEKTNGTDPLKSDSDGDGLSDGKEKELGTDPLKADSDGDGVNDGDEKANGTDPLKADSDEDGLSDGKEKELGTDPTKADTDGDGVNDGEEVDKGTDPKVATSKPAETPKDSDNDGVSDEDEAKDGTDPLNSDSDGDGVNDGDEKANGTDPLKSDSDGDGVNDSDEKANGTDPLKSDSDEDGINDGDEKADGTDPLKADTDGDGLSDGKEKELDTDPLKADTDGDGVNDSEEVAKGSDPKVATSKPAETPKDSDNDGVSDEDEAKDGTDPLKSDSDGDGVNDGDEKTNGTDPLKSDSDGDGLSDGKEKELGTDPLKSDSDGDGLSDGKEKELGTDPLKADTDGDGVSDEDEAKDGTDPLKSDSDGDGLSDGKEKELGTDPLKSDSDGDGLSDGKEKELGTDPLKADTDGDGVDDGEEVDKGSDPKVATSKPAETPKDSDNDGVSDEDEAKDGTNPNEADSDGDGVNDGDEKANGTDPLKSDSDGDGVNDGDEKTNGTNPLKSDSDGDGLSDGKEKELGTDPLKADTDGDGVNDGEEVDKGSDPKVATSTPTETPKDSDHDGVSDEDEAKDGTDSAKSDTDGDGLSDGKEKELGTDPLKADTDGDGVNDGEEVAKGTDPKAATSTPTETPKDSDHDGVSDEDEAKDGTDPSKSDTDGDGLSDGKEKELGTDPLKADTDGDGVNDGEEVAKGTDPKAATSKPNHDTGTGIETPDKPVLKLDEDDDNDGVTNGEELQNGTDYTKADTDGDGVNDGDEKQAGTDPLDPTSTPTETPKDSDHDGVSDEDEAKDGTDPSKSDTDGDGLSDGKEKELGTDPLKSDSDGDGLSDGKEKELGTDPLKADTDGDGVDDGEEVDKGSDPKVATSKPAETPKDSDNDGVSDEDEAKDGTNPNEADSDGDGVNDGDEKTNGTDPLKSDSDEDGVNDGDEKADGTDPLKSDSDEDGVNDGDEKSDGTDPLKSDSDGDGLNDGDEKTNGTDPLKSDSDGDGVNDGDEKANGTDPLKSDTDGDGVNDGDEKADGTDPLKSDSDGDGVNDGDEKADGTDPMKADSDGDGVNDGDEKTNGTDPLKSDSDGDGLSDGKEKELGTNPNKVDTDGDGVNDGEEVAKGSDPKVATSKPAETPKDSDNDGVSDEDEAKDGTDPLKSDSDGDGLSDGKEKELGTDPSKSDSDGDGVNDGDEKTNGTDPLKSDSDGDGLSDGKEKELGTDPLKADSDGDGVNDGDEKANGTDPNESDSDGDGLSDGKEKELGTDPLKADTDGDGVSDGEEVAKGSDPKVATSTPTETPKDSDGDGVSDEDEAKDGTDPSKSDTDGDGVNDGDEKTDGTNPLKSDSDGDGVNDGDEKSDGTNPNKADTDGDGLSDSKEKELGTDPTKADTDGDGVNDGEEVAKGTDPKAATSTPTETPKDSDHDGISDEDEAKDGTDPSKSDTDGDGLSDGKEKELGTDPLKSDTDGDGVNDGEEVAKGSDPKAITSTPTETPKDSDGDGVSDEDEAKDGTNPNEADTDGDGVNDGDEKSDGTDPSKSDTDSDGLSDGKEKELGTDPLKADSDGDGVNDGEEVAKGTDPKAATSKPNHDTGTGIETPDKPVLKLDEDDDNDGVTNGEELQNGTDYTKADTDGDGVSDGDEKADNTDPLKSDTDGDGLSDGEEKVNNTDPLKHDTDGDGVEDGQEKQDGTNPLNHDTDGDGVNDGDEKTNGTDPLKSDSDGDGLSDGKEKELGTDSLKADTDGDGVSDGEEVAKGSDPLNSSSKPRYDLGIAAETLKANLPIEKILVKDVSHLTNDEKAKVKEAVEKVNPGKTVTVDNQGNATVTDPSTHVSAHIPAKDLILPMVELGDNPPNISKGPRIDQMDIDIHSRLNLDTHDAQSDQTDKSQQPVSVVKPTAAQQLPNTGDSSSNASIAVGAATLGLAALGLVGKRKKDEE, translated from the coding sequence ATGTTTTTTAAACGACAAGAACGATTTTCAATAAGAAAGTTTAAGATTGGAGTTTTTTCTGTCTTTTTAGGAGCGGCCATTGTCGGTGTGCCAGCGGTATCAGCTGAAACTCCAGAGGTGCTCTCTTCAGAGGTGGTCGAAACAGTGACCCATGAAAGTAAGAGTGAGGCAGAAAGTCAACCAAGTGTAGTAGCGCCGGTTGTTGTGGCAGAAGAAGTAGTTGCTCCCCATTCAGATGAGGCAGTAAACAGTGAAGAATTTGTGTTTGGAACGATTGCTGATAAGGTGGTTGTGGCAAGTACAGACCAGTTGACTGAAGCTGAAAAAGTGCAAGTGAAGCGGACTGTGTTTGCAGCACATCAAGTAGCAAATAAGGAGTTGACCCTTGAGATGATTGAAGTCTCTGATAAGGGTGAAGTTCTTATCCACTATAAAGGACAAGTTTATTCACTTGCTGCGGATCAAGTTATTGTCCTTGCACCACAAGCAGCGCCAGTAGCTGAGAAAAAGAATGATGAGAAAACCTTACCAGCCCTTGAAGTAGCTAGTCTAGATCTTGAAAAGCATGAAGAAAAAGTAGCAGAAGCAGAGACAAGAAGTGTTTCTGTTGACTTTGAGCCAGTCATTCCAGAAAATATCGCAGTGGCGGATATTTCTCTTCTAACCGACTATGACCGTGAACGTGTCTTGAAGCGGATTTTGAAGGCCAATGCCCTCTTGAGTGCTGAAAACGTGAGTGTCGCTCCTGACGGAACGGCTACAATTGTTTACAATGGTGCAACTTCTGTCATTGAAGGGGCAAAACTTGTCCATGCAGCAGAGGCAATTCCAGAAGGAACAGGCTTCCGTGCAGCTAGTGTAGAAGACAATGGGAATTTCAAGTTAGCCAATACCAAAGGTTTAAGAGCAAGAAGCGAAGATGGTACGAACTACGTTGAACGTTCCGTTGTATATGATCAAAGAATCCTGACAGATCCAAGAACTGGGAAACGCTCGGTTGTTTGGGATATTCAGTATAACCTCAGTAATGAGCAATGGAACACTAGACCATTTATCTACTTTGCTGTACCAAAAGGTGTGATCATTGATTCGATTGCAAAATATGATGGTCGAAATGGCTATGGACATGAATGGGCTCACAGATGGTCTGTTAATCCGAATGATTTTGATAAAAGCACCAATAGCCGTTTTGTTGGTTCGAGAGAAAATGGAAAATTTGACAGAGAATGGGGGACTCGTGTCTCCCGTGGGGATGAAGCGGTAACAAGCTTTCTTGATAGCAACGTTAAGGACAAAATGGGAGCAGTCTATGCTTCTTGGGAAACAGGTGGTGGTGACAATGCATATAGAATGGTTGTAACTGCAGAAATTCCAGATGATCTTACAGAAGATTTACCATTCTTAGCTGGTATGACATCAAGTAGTGCAGTCAATCCATTTAACCGTATCATGGGAAGTACTCGAGCTGTTCCAATGCCGGATAATCTGCGCTACAATCCAAGCGCTTCTCGTGTGACGCGTCCAGAAGGTGGATTGACAGAAGCTGATGTGACTGGTGCTGTAACGGATAAGGGAAATGGTACCGTTACGCTCAAAGAAGGCACAACACTTCCAAGTGCACCTGGAAATTATGAAGTGCCAGTTGTCGTGACATACGCAGATGAGACAAGGGATGAATTGACTGTGCCCGTTACGATTACGGCAGTAGCGAAGGCGACAAATTTTGAAAATTATTTTGTCTGGGAAGATACACCAACCACCAAAGAGTTTACGACAGGAACGATTACAGCTGCGAGTGAACGTCCGATTACTGGTCTTCATTTGACTGGAGGTAAGGGCGATCCGAATGATCCACAAGCATTTGTCCATGATGATGTGATGAACTTTACGCAACCAGCAGACAAGAGTCAGATTGTCTTTAGTAGAGGGAATATTGTTCACCATTTCCCAAATACAAATGATCTTCCATACTATACGGTTCGAGCTGTTGCAGAGACTGGTTCTTCCAACCAAGAGGCGGTTTCTGAGAAGTTTAAGATTGCAGCCTTACGTGTAACTGATCCGGTAAGTCCGATTGAAAAGCAGGCAAATCAAACGGTTACAGCGGAGGAAATCAAGGATAAGGTATTTGAAAACTACCTTGGTACCACAACGGAAGCAGATGGAAATGTTGGATACAACATCACAAGAGATCAAATCCAGGCTGAAATTGTTGATTCGGCTGATGTTGCTACTGCACAACCAACCACAACTTTGCCAACAAAAGGTAAGAACAATTCGGTATATGTCAAATTGACCACTCCAAGTGGGCAAGAAAAGATTGTGACGGTTATTGTCAATTATCCGTCTGATGCGCAAAAATATAGCCCAATAGTTACCAAGGTAACTAAGCCAGAAACCAACCCAGTTACAGCAGACGAAGTGAAAAATGCGATTGCGGCACCAACCGGCGCAACAATCAAGAACAAGGAAGTTAAAGGCCCTCTTCCAACGACAGTGGGCAATCATAGCGTTCCTGTTGAAGTAACTTACGGAGATGATTCCAAAGAAACGGTGAATGTCCCAGTAGGAATCACACATGTCGATGACAAGGATAAATATAACCCAGCTGTTACCAAGGTCATCAAGCCAGAAACCAACCCAGTTACAGCAGACGAAGTGAAAAATGCGATTGCGGCACCAACCGGCGCTGAAATCACTAACAAGGAAGTTAAAGGCCCTCTTCCAACAACAGTTGGCAATCATAGCGTTCCTGTTGAAGTAACTTACGCAGACAATTCCAAAGAAACGGTGAATGTCCCAGTAGGAATCACACATGTCGATGACAAGGATAAATATAACCCAGCTGTTACCAAGGTCATCAAGCCAGAAACCAGCCCAGTTACAGCAGACGATATCAAGAATGCCATTACTGCTCCAAATGGCGCAGAAATCACTAACAAGGAATTGAAGGGTGACGTTCCAACAACAGTTGGTACACACAACGTACCAGTTGAAGTCACCTACGGCGATGGCACTAAAGATACAGTAAATGTTCCTGTTGAGATTACCAAGGTAGATGATAACCAGAAATACGAACCAACAGCGAACAAGGTAAGCAAACCAGAAACCGAAGGCGTTACGGAAGATGACATCAAGAATGCCATTCCGATACCAGCCGGTGCTGAAATTACCAACAAGGAATTGAAGAGTGATGTTCCAACTACTGTAGGTGAGCATACAGTCCCTGTTGAAGTTACATACGGTGACGGTACTAAAGATACGGTTAACGTTCCTGTTACCATTACCAAGGTAGATGACAACGCGAAATATGAACCAACTGCTACTAAGGTGACCAAACCAGAAACCGAAGGTGTTACGGAAGATGACATCAAGAATGCCATCCCGACACCAGATGGAGCAACCATCACAGATAAAGCTATCCAAGGCGAATTACCAACCGCAGTCGGTGAATACACAGTTCCTGTAGAAGTTACATACGGAGACGGCACCAAAGACACGGTTAACGTTCCTGTTACCATTACCAAGGTAGATGATAACCAGAAATATGAACCAACAGCGAACAAGGTAAGCAAACCAGAAACCGAAGGCGTTACGGAAGATGACATCAAGAATGCCATCCCGACACCAGCTGGAGCTGAAATTACTAACAAAGAGCTCAAAGGTGACCTTCCAACCACAGTCGGTGAGCATACAGTTCCTGTAGAAGTCACATACGGTGATGGTACTAAAGATACAGTAGATGTTCCTGTTACCATTACCAAGGTAGATGACAATGCAAAATATGAACCAACTGCTAACAAGGTGACCAAGCCAGAAACCGAAGGCGTTACGGAAGATGACATCAAGAATGCCATCCCGACACCAGCCGGTGCTGAGATTACCAATAAAGAGCTCAAAGGTGATGTTCCAACTACAGTCGGTGAACACACAGTCCCAGTTGAAGTCACATACGGCGATGGTACTAAAGATACGGTTAATGTTCCTGTTGAGATTACCAAGGTAGATGATAACCAGAAATATGAACCAACAGCGAATAAGGTAAGCAGACCAGAAACCGAAGGCGTTACGGAAGATGACATCAAGAATGCTATTCCGACACCAGCTGGAGCAACCATCACAGACAAAGCTATCCAAGGCGAATTACCAACCGCAGTAGGTGAAACAACAGTACCAGTTGTTGTAACGTATGGCGATGGCACTAAAGATACGGTTAATGTTCCTGTTACAATCACCAAGGTAGATGACAACGCAAAATATGAACCAACTGCTAACAAGGTGACCAAGCCAGAAACCGAAGGCGTTACGGAAGATGATATCAAGAATGCCATCCCGACACCAGATGGAGCAACTATCACAGACAAAGCTATCCAAGGCGAATTACCAACCGCAGTAGGTGAAACAACAGTACCAGTTGTTGTAACGTATGGCGATGGCACTAAAGATACGGTTAATGTTCCTGTTGAGATTACCAAGGTAGATGATAACCAGAAATATGCCCCAACTGCTAACAAGGTGACCAAGCCAGAAACCGAAGGCGTTACGGCAGATGACATCAAGAATGCCATTCCAACACCAGCCGGTGCAACCATCACAGATAAAGCCATCCAAGGTGACCTTCCAACAACAGTCGGTGAACATACAGTACCTGTAGAAGTTACATACGGAGACGGCACTAAAGATACGGTTAACGTTCCTGTTGAAATTACCAAGGTAGATGATAACGCGAAATACGAACCAACAGCTAACAAGGTAAGCAAACCAGAAACCGAAGGCGTCACGGAAGATGACATCAAGAATGCCATTCCGACACCATCCGGTGCTGAGATTACCAACAAAGAGCTTAAAGGTGATGTTCCAACAACAGTCGGTGAGCATACAGTCCCAGTAGAAGTTACATACGGTGATGGTACTAAGGAAACAGTAAATGTTCCTGTTACAATCACCAAGGTAGATGATAACGCGAAATACGAACCAACAGCTAACAAGGTAAGCAAACCAGAAACCGAAGGCGTCACGGAAGATGACATCAAGAATGCCATTCCGACACCATCCGGTGCTGAGATTACCAACAAAGAGCTTAAAGGTGATGTTCCAACAACAGTCGGTGAGCATACAGTCCCAGTAGAAGTTACATACGGTGATGGTACTAAGGAAACAGTAAATGTTCCTGTTACAATCACCAAGGTAGATGATAACCAGAAATACGAACCAACTGCTACTAAGGTGACCAAACCAGAAACCGAAGGCGTTACGGAAGAAGACATCAAGAATGCCATTCCAACACCAGCTGGAGCAACCATCACAGATAAAGCCATCCAAGGCGACCTTCCAACCACAGTAGGTGAACACACAGTCCCAGTTGAAGTCACATACGGTGATGGTACTAAGGAAACAGTAAATGTTCCAGTTGAGATTATTCACGATGCTAATAAAGATACGGATGGCGATGGCGTATCAGATGATCAGGAAATCGCAGATCGCACTGATCCATCTAAAGCTGATTCAGATGGTGACGGTGTCAATGACGGTGATGAGAAAACCAACGGCACCGATCCATTGAAGTCAGATTCAGACGGCGATGGTCTATCTGATGGTAAAGAAAAAGAGCTAGGAACCGATCCGTTGAAAGCTGATAGCGATGGCGATGGTGTGAATGACGGCGACGAAAAAGCCAACGGCACCGATCCATTGAAAGCTGATAGTGATGAAGACGGTCTATCTGATGGCAAGGAAAAAGAACTTGGTACAGATCCGACTAAAGCAGATACAGATGGTGACGGCGTAAACGATGGCGAGGAAGTAGACAAAGGTACCGATCCAAAAGTCGCGACTAGCAAACCAGCCGAAACACCGAAAGATAGCGACAACGATGGTGTGTCTGATGAGGACGAAGCTAAAGACGGCACCGATCCATTGAACTCAGATTCAGATGGCGACGGTGTAAATGATGGTGATGAAAAAGCTAACGGCACTGATCCATTGAAATCTGACAGCGATGGCGATGGTGTGAACGATAGCGATGAAAAAGCTAACGGCACTGATCCATTGAAATCTGATAGTGATGAAGATGGTATAAATGATGGTGATGAAAAAGCCGACGGCACCGACCCATTGAAAGCTGATACGGATGGCGATGGTCTATCTGATGGCAAGGAAAAAGAACTTGATACAGATCCGTTGAAAGCTGATACCGATGGTGACGGCGTAAACGATAGCGAGGAAGTTGCCAAAGGTTCTGATCCGAAAGTTGCGACTAGCAAACCAGCTGAAACACCGAAAGATAGCGACAACGATGGTGTGTCTGATGAGGACGAAGCTAAAGACGGAACCGACCCATTGAAATCTGACAGCGATGGCGATGGTGTGAACGACGGTGATGAGAAAACCAACGGCACCGATCCATTGAAATCCGACAGCGATGGCGATGGTCTATCTGACGGTAAGGAAAAAGAGCTAGGCACCGATCCATTGAAGTCAGATTCAGACGGCGATGGTTTATCTGATGGCAAGGAAAAAGAACTTGGTACAGATCCGTTGAAAGCTGATACTGACGGCGATGGTGTGTCTGATGAGGACGAAGCTAAAGACGGAACCGACCCATTGAAATCTGACAGCGATGGCGATGGTCTATCTGACGGTAAGGAAAAAGAGCTAGGCACCGATCCATTGAAGTCAGATTCAGACGGCGATGGTTTATCTGATGGCAAGGAAAAAGAACTTGGTACAGATCCGTTGAAAGCTGATACTGACGGCGATGGTGTGGACGATGGCGAGGAAGTGGACAAAGGTTCTGATCCGAAAGTTGCGACTAGCAAACCAGCCGAAACACCGAAAGACAGCGACAACGATGGCGTATCTGATGAAGACGAAGCCAAAGATGGTACTAATCCAAATGAAGCAGATTCAGATGGCGATGGTGTAAATGACGGCGATGAAAAGGCTAATGGCACCGATCCATTGAAATCTGATAGCGATGGCGATGGTGTGAACGATGGTGATGAGAAAACCAACGGCACCAATCCATTGAAGTCAGATTCAGACGGCGATGGTTTATCTGATGGTAAGGAAAAAGAACTTGGTACAGATCCGTTGAAAGCTGATACCGATGGTGACGGCGTAAACGACGGTGAGGAAGTAGATAAAGGTTCTGATCCGAAAGTTGCGACTAGCACCCCAACCGAAACACCAAAAGACAGCGACCACGATGGCGTGTCTGATGAGGACGAAGCCAAAGACGGCACTGATTCAGCTAAATCTGATACAGACGGTGACGGTCTATCTGATGGCAAGGAAAAAGAACTTGGTACAGATCCGTTGAAAGCTGATACCGATGGTGATGGTGTTAACGACGGCGAGGAAGTTGCCAAAGGTACCGATCCAAAAGCTGCAACTAGCACTCCAACCGAAACACCAAAAGACAGCGACCACGATGGCGTATCTGATGAGGACGAAGCTAAAGATGGTACGGATCCATCTAAATCTGATACAGACGGCGACGGTCTATCTGACGGTAAGGAAAAAGAGCTAGGAACCGATCCGTTGAAAGCTGATACCGATGGTGACGGCGTAAACGACGGTGAAGAAGTTGCCAAAGGTACCGATCCAAAAGCTGCAACTAGTAAGCCAAATCATGACACTGGAACAGGTATCGAAACTCCAGATAAGCCAGTCTTGAAGTTAGATGAAGACGATGACAATGATGGTGTTACAAATGGTGAAGAACTTCAAAACGGTACCGATTATACTAAAGCCGACACAGATGGCGACGGTGTTAATGACGGCGACGAAAAACAAGCAGGTACCGATCCATTAGACCCAACTAGCACCCCAACCGAAACACCAAAAGACAGCGACCACGATGGCGTATCTGATGAGGACGAAGCTAAAGACGGCACCGATCCATCTAAATCTGATACAGACGGTGACGGTCTATCTGACGGTAAGGAAAAAGAGCTAGGCACCGATCCATTGAAGTCAGATTCAGACGGCGATGGTTTATCTGATGGCAAGGAAAAAGAACTTGGTACAGATCCGTTGAAAGCTGATACAGACGGCGATGGTGTGGACGATGGCGAGGAAGTGGACAAAGGTTCTGATCCGAAAGTTGCGACTAGCAAACCAGCCGAAACACCGAAAGACAGCGACAACGATGGCGTATCTGATGAAGACGAAGCCAAAGATGGTACTAATCCAAATGAAGCAGATTCAGATGGCGATGGTGTGAACGACGGTGATGAGAAAACCAACGGTACCGATCCATTGAAATCAGATAGCGATGAAGATGGTGTTAACGACGGCGACGAAAAAGCTGACGGTACCGACCCATTGAAATCAGATAGTGATGAAGATGGTGTTAACGACGGTGATGAAAAATCAGACGGCACCGACCCATTGAAATCAGACAGCGATGGCGATGGTTTGAATGACGGTGATGAGAAAACCAACGGTACCGATCCATTGAAATCAGATTCAGATGGCGATGGTGTAAATGACGGTGATGAAAAAGCTAACGGCACCGATCCATTGAAATCAGATACTGACGGTGATGGTGTTAACGATGGCGATGAAAAAGCCGACGGCACCGACCCATTGAAGTCAGATTCAGATGGCGATGGTGTTAACGACGGCGATGAAAAAGCCGACGGCACTGATCCAATGAAAGCTGATAGCGACGGCGACGGAGTAAATGACGGCGATGAAAAAACTAACGGCACTGATCCATTGAAGTCAGATTCAGACGGCGATGGTCTATCTGACGGTAAGGAAAAAGAGCTTGGCACTAATCCGAATAAAGTAGATACCGATGGTGACGGTGTAAACGATGGCGAGGAAGTTGCCAAAGGTTCTGATCCGAAAGTTGCGACTAGCAAACCAGCTGAAACACCGAAAGATAGCGACAACGATGGTGTGTCTGATGAGGACGAAGCTAAAGACGGCACCGACCCATTGAAATCAGACAGCGACGGTGATGGTCTATCTGATGGTAAAGAAAAAGAACTCGGTACAGATCCATCTAAATCAGATTCAGATGGCGATGGTGTTAACGACGGTGATGAGAAAACCAACGGCACCGATCCATTGAAGTCAGATTCAGACGGCGATGGTCTATCTGATGGTAAAGAAAAAGAGCTAGGAACCGATCCGTTGAAAGCTGATAGCGATGGCGATGGTGTGAATGACGGCGACGAAAAAGCTAACGGCACTGATCCAAATGAATCAGATAGTGACGGTGATGGTCTATCTGATGGTAAGGAAAAAGAGCTAGGAACCGATCCGTTGAAAGCTGATACCGATGGTGACGGCGTAAGTGATGGCGAGGAAGTTGCCAAAGGTTCTGATCCAAAAGTTGCGACTAGCACCCCAACCGAAACACCAAAAGATAGTGACGGCGATGGCGTATCTGATGAGGACGAAGCTAAAGACGGCACTGATCCATCTAAATCCGATACAGACGGCGACGGTGTAAATGATGGTGATGAAAAGACCGACGGTACCAATCCATTGAAATCTGATAGCGATGGCGACGGTGTTAACGACGGTGATGAAAAATCAGACGGCACTAATCCGAATAAAGCAGATACCGATGGCGATGGTCTATCTGATAGCAAGGAAAAAGAACTTGGTACAGATCCGACTAAAGCAGATACCGATGGTGACGGCGTAAACGATGGCGAGGAAGTTGCCAAAGGTACCGATCCAAAAGCTGCAACTAGCACTCCAACCGAAACACCAAAAGACAGCGACCACGATGGCATATCTGATGAGGACGAAGCTAAAGATGGTACGGATCCATCTAAATCCGATACAGACGGTGATGGTCTATCTGACGGTAAAGAAAAAGAGCTAGGAACCGATCCGTTGAAATCTGATACCGATGGTGACGGCGTAAACGACGGTGAAGAAGTTGCCAAAGGTTCTGATCCAAAAGCAATAACTAGCACCCCAACTGAAACACCAAAAGACAGCGACGGCGATGGCGTGTCTGATGAGGACGAAGCCAAAGACGGCACTAATCCAAATGAAGCAGATACAGATGGCGACGGTGTTAACGACGGTGATGAAAAATCAGACGGCACTGATCCATCTAAATCCGATACTGACAGCGATGGTCTATCTGACGGTAAGGAAAAAGAGCTAGGAACCGATCCGTTGAAAGCAGATAGCGATGGTGACGGCGTAAACGACGGTGAAGAAGTTGCCAAAGGAACGGATCCAAAAGCTGCAACTAGTAAACCAAATCATGACACTGGAACAGGTATCGAAACTCCAGATAAGCCAGTCTTGAAGTTAGATGAAGACGATGACAATGATGGTGTTACAAATGGTGAAGAACTTCAAAACGGTACCGATTATACTAAAGCCGACACAGATGGTGACGGTGTAAGCGATGGCGATGAGAAAGCTGATAATACGGATCCACTTAAGTCTGATACCGATGGTGATGGTCTATCAGATGGTGAAGAAAAAGTCAATAATACTGACCCATTGAAACACGATACCGACGGTGACGGAGTTGAAGATGGCCAAGAAAAACAAGATGGAACAAATCCACTCAACCATGACACTGACGGCGACGGTGTTAACGACGGCGATGAAAAGACCAACGGCACCGATCCATTGAAATCAGATAGTGACGGCGATGGTTTATCTGATGGCAAGGAAAAAGAACTTGGCACCGATTCATTGAAAGCTGATACCGATGGTGACGGCGTAAGTGATGGCGAGGAAGTTGCCAAAGGTTCTGATCCACTAAATTCTTCAAGTAAACCAAGATATGACCTAGGTATCGCTGCAGAAACGCTGAAAGCCAACTTGCCAATTGAGAAAATTCTAGTCAAGGATGTCAGTCATTTGACAAACGATGAGAAAGCAAAAGTCAAGGAAGCAGTTGAAAAAGTAAATCCAGGTAAGACTGTTACAGTCGATAATCAAGGAAATGCTACTGTGACAGACCCAAGCACTCACGTAAGCGCGCATATTCCGGCAAAAGACTTGATTCTGCCAATGGTAGAGCTAGGAGATAATCCACCAAATATCTCTAAGGGTCCTCGGATAGACCAAATGGACATTGATATTCATTCCAGACTCAATCTAGATACGCATGATGCCCAATCTGATCAAACTGACAAGTCTCAACAGCCTGTTTCAGTTGTGAAACCAACAGCTGCTCAACAGTTACCAAATACGGGTGATTCATCAAGCAATGCTTCGATTGCAGTTGGTGCTGCAACACTTGGCTTAGCAGCTCTAGGTTTGGTTGGTAAGCGTAAAAAAGACGAAGAATAA